A genomic segment from Triticum dicoccoides isolate Atlit2015 ecotype Zavitan chromosome 1A, WEW_v2.0, whole genome shotgun sequence encodes:
- the LOC119277124 gene encoding diacylglycerol kinase 1-like, which yields MDWLKDQLNMFMFSLYSESPKPSEFWIPIAAYLTVGILSLLMFLYLFSLWRRKISVSWMKVIARSKRRNFERNQKVPTAEHIWSAESLLRAKGLRCCVCLESITPAQPLGTVITSENMVHRCDVCGAAAHTICSSYSQRDCKCVSLLGWKHVVHQWTVLWTDIADQPEEAQYCSYCEEPCNGSFLGGPIYCCMWCQRLVHVDCHSSMSTETGDVCDLGPFRRLILSPLHVGAKNKPGGILSSITQGANELASTVRGHLRNRGKRQKYDKRLSSDSMAGESNDDSSSDTAPYSNQRAKELKTNVGSVQRHAENEHDSSESDCKEVVSEPRRLHNDDTGGAKLKYVLTDLPADARPLLVFINKRSGAQRGDSLKHRLHFLLNPVQVFELSSSQGPEAGLLLFRKVPHFRILVCGGDGTVGWVLDAIDRQNYASPPPVAILPAGTGNDLSRVLSWGGGLGSVEKQGGLCTVLHDIEHAAVTILDRWKVTVEDKQAQNVLLVKYMNNYLGIGCDAKVALDIHNLREENPDKFYSQFLNKVLYAREGAKSIIDRTFADLPWQVRLEVDGAEIDIPEDSEGVLIANIPSYMGGVDLWQNEEENLDNFDPQSIHDKMLEVVSISGTWHLGTLQVGLSRAWRIAQGQSIKLRFSAPFPVQVDGEPWVQHSCTLKISHHGQAFMLKRAIESSLGHATAIVTDVLEHAETSQVITTSQKRALLQEMALRLA from the exons ATGGACTGGTTGAAGGATCAATTAAACATGTTTATGTTCAGTTTATACAGTGAATCTCCTAAACCATCAGAATTCTGGATCCCCATTGCTGCATACCTCACTGTTGGTATACTCAGTCTTTTGATGTTTTTGTACCTCTTCTCGTTGTGGAGGCGAAAGATCAGTGTAAGCTGGATGAAAGTGATCGCCCGGTCAAAAAGGAGAAACTTCGAGAGAAATCAAAAGGTCCCTACTGCTGAACatatatggtctgcagaatctctaCTTCGTGCGAAAGGACTGAGGTGCTGTGTGTGCCTAGAATCTATTACACCTGCTCAGCCCCTTGGGACAGTGATAACATCAGAGAACATGGTTCACCGCTGTGATGTTTGTGGTGCCGCTGCGCACACGATCTGCTCTTCATACTCTCAGAGGGACTGCAAATGTGTCTCGTTGCTGGGTTGGAAGCATGTAGTCCACCAATGGACCGTGCTGTGGACCGATATAGCTGACCAGCCTGAAGAAGCTCAGTATTGTAGCTACTGTGAGGAGCCATGCAATGGGTCTTTTCTTGGAGGTCCAATATACTGCTGCATGTGGTGCCAACGGCTGGTGCACGTTGATTGCCACTCAAGCATGTCTACCGAGACAGGCGATGTTTGCGACCTCGGTCCATTCAGACGCCTAATTCTTTCCCCACTTCACGTTGGGGCCAAGAACAAGCCTGGTGGGATTTTAAGTTCTATAACTCAAGGTGCAAATGAGCTTGCGTCCACCGTGCGGGGACATCTTAGGAACCGAGGTAAAAGGCAGAAATATGATAAAAGATTGTCTTCTGACTCTATGGCTGGTGAGAGCAACGATGATTCATCAAGCGATACCGCACCATATTCTAACCAGAGGGCCAAGGAATTAAAAACAAATGTTGGCAGTGTTCAGAGGCATGCTGAGAATGAACATGATAGTAGCGAGAGCGATTGTAAAGAGGTCGTATCAGAACCGAGAAGACTCCATAATGATGACACAGGAGGAGCCAAACTCAAGTATGTGTTGACTGACCTGCCTGCTGATGCCAGACCTCTTCTAGTATTTATCAACAAGAGAAGTGGAGCTCAGCGTGGAGATTCTCTCAAGCACCGGCTACATTTCCTTTTGAACCCGGTGCAG gtGTTTGAGTTGAGTTCATCACAAGGGCCAGAGGCAGGATTATTGTTGTTCCGAAAGGTACCACATTTCAGAATACTTGTGTGTGGTGGCGACGGTACTGTTGGTTGGGTTCTCGATGCAATAGATAGACAAAATTATGCATCACCTCCGCCTGTTGCAATTCTTCCAGCTGGCACTGGCAATGATCTTTCAAGGGTTTTATCATGGGGAGGCGGTCTCGGTTCTGTTGAGAAGCAAGGTGGCCTCTGCACAGTTCTGCATGACATAGAGCATGCGGCAGTCACCATTCTAGACAGATGGAAGGTAACAGTAGAAGATAAGCAAGCACAGAACGTGCTTTTGGTGAAGTACATGAATAATTATCTAG GTATTGGTTGCGATGCAAAGGTTGCACTTGACATTCATAATCTCCgcgaggaaaatccagacaagttcTACAGTCAG TTCCTAAACAAGGTGCTGTATGCAAGGGAAGGCGCAAAGAGTATCATCGATAGGACATTCGCAGACCTACCTTGGCAAGTTAGGCTAGAGGTTGACGGAGCTGAGATCGATATACCAGAG GATTCAGAAGGCGTCCTCATTGCAAACATCCCAAGCTATATGGGAGGGGTTGACTTGTGGCAGAACGAGGAGGAGAATCTCGACAACTTTGACCCACAGTCGATCCATGACAAGATGCTTGAAGTAGTTAGCATCAGTGGAACCTGGCACCTGGGGACACTTCAG GTCGGTCTTTCTCGTGCGTGGAGGATCGCTCAGGGCCAATCGATCAAGCTACGGTTCTCTGCCCCTTTCCCGGTTCAGGTGGACGGGGAACCTTGGGTCCAGCACTCGTGCACGCTGAAGATATCCCATCATGGACAG GCTTTCATGCTAAAGCGAGCAATCGAGTCGTCGCTTGGCCATGCCACCGCGATCGTCACGGACGTGCTTGAACATGCCGAGACGAGTCAAGTGATCACGACGTCGCAGAAGAGAGCCCTCCTGCAAGAAATGGCCCTAAGGCTCGCGTAA